Genomic window (Insulibacter thermoxylanivorax):
CTGCTGCACATTCATCCCCGACGAGGCATCGACCGGCAGCGCTTGCAGCCCCTCATCGGCAAAAAAGCGGACCCACTCCTCAGTGATACCTGGATCCGCCAGATCAGCTTTATTCAACAGCACAAGACGTCTCTTTCCAGACAAGATCTCATCGATCATCGGATTGCGGCTGGAGATCGGAATCCTCGCATCCAGAAGCTCGATGACGATATCGATCAGCTTCAGCTTCGCTTCGATCTGCCGCCGGGCCTTCGTCATATGACCCGGAAACCACTGGATCGTCACGGCAGCACCTCCACATCTCCATGGTGTATAAATTGCATGTTTTCATAAGGCCAGATAATCATGTCCGCTCTGCCGACGATACGGCTGTACGGCACCATGCCCACACTCAGGCTTCTGCTGTCGACGCTGTTGGGCCGGTTATCTCCCATCACGAACACATGGCCGGCTGGCACGAGTGTTTCCGGGTAATCAAGATGATTGTAACCGCCGGCGGCTTGATGACTTTGGATCTCTTCCTCGATGTAATATTCCCGCAGCAGAGAGCCGTTTATGTAAACATGATCTCCTTCTACCCGAACCGTCTCCCCAGGCAAGGCAATAACCCGCTTGATATAATAATCGCCGGCTGACGTGCGGAAGACGACCACATCCCCGCGCTTCGGCTTGGCGAACCAATACGCCCATCGATCGACGATCACATATTGGCCGTCAGAGAAGTTCGGCTTCATCGAGTCACCCTTAACCTGTGTCGGCGTGACGACGAACCAGAGCATAAAATGCACGATAACATAAGCCGTCACGGCAGCAAGCAGCCACCGGTAGATCAGATTGGTACGAAAGTCGATCGTATTCACCCCATCTCATCTTATCGCCCATGCAAGAGCTGCATGAGAGCCCGCAATATGATATGACCATAAGATGGAATGAATGTCAATAAGATGTCTCCAAGAAAAAATAATCTCTGTAATGAATGAAAAAGAGGCTTGTTGTGCTCAAGCCTCTGCTTCTGTTCTTATCGTTTTTCTTCGATTCTTGCAGCCTTACCGCGCAGATTACGCAGATAATAAAGTTTCGCGCGGCGAACTTTACCACGGCGAGCCACTTCAATTCTATCGATTCTCGGCGAGTGCAGCGGGAACGTACGCTCAACGCCCACCCCGTACGAGATCTTGCGTACGGTGAAGGTTTCGCTGATGCCGCCGCCGCGACGCTTGATGACCACACCTTCGAACAACTGGATCCGTTCACGGCTGCCTTCACGAACCTTCACGTATACCTTCAAGGTATCACCAGGACGAAAAGCTGGTATATCTTGACGCAGTTGTTCGCGGGTAATCTCTTGTACGATATTCATATGACTCCCTCCTTCCACTAAGGTGTTCTTGCCGCTATGGGAGCCTTATCTCCCAATCATCGCCTGAGCAGAGGACCACCCGACCTGTAACACAACGAGTATAATAATACCACAGCGGCTGTGGAAATACAATCATTTTTCTCGGTTGCGCCGGCGAATGATCCCGGGACTAGGCTTCATCCGATTCTTGCCTGCTGTCAGCGCCCCGTTCTTCCTCCCATTCCCGCAGCCATGCGCGTTCCTGTTCGCTTAACTCCCTGTTCTGAAGCAGATCAGGCCTGCGCTGCCACGTCCGCCGCAAGGACTCACGATGCCGCCACTTAGCAATCTCGCCGTGATGTCCGGATAAGAGGACATCCGGCACCGACCAGCCGCGGAACTCGGCCGGCCGTGTGTAATGCGGATGCTCGAGCAGGCCAGTGCTGAAGGAATCCGTGACTGCAGAGATCTCGTTGCCGAGGACGCCGGGCAAGAGGCGTATGACACTGTCCATGACGACCATCGCCGGCAATTCGCCGCCCGTCAG
Coding sequences:
- the lepB gene encoding signal peptidase I, which produces MNTIDFRTNLIYRWLLAAVTAYVIVHFMLWFVVTPTQVKGDSMKPNFSDGQYVIVDRWAYWFAKPKRGDVVVFRTSAGDYYIKRVIALPGETVRVEGDHVYINGSLLREYYIEEEIQSHQAAGGYNHLDYPETLVPAGHVFVMGDNRPNSVDSRSLSVGMVPYSRIVGRADMIIWPYENMQFIHHGDVEVLP
- the rplS gene encoding 50S ribosomal protein L19, with amino-acid sequence MNIVQEITREQLRQDIPAFRPGDTLKVYVKVREGSRERIQLFEGVVIKRRGGGISETFTVRKISYGVGVERTFPLHSPRIDRIEVARRGKVRRAKLYYLRNLRGKAARIEEKR